A single genomic interval of Antarcticibacterium arcticum harbors:
- the rpsO gene encoding 30S ribosomal protein S15, producing the protein MYLTKEEKQDLFAKHGKGKNDTGSAEGQIALFTQRISHLSDHLKKNRKDFNTERSLVMLVGKRRSLLDYLMKKDIMRYRAIIKELGLRK; encoded by the coding sequence ATGTATTTAACTAAAGAAGAAAAACAAGATCTTTTCGCCAAGCACGGTAAAGGTAAAAATGACACCGGTAGTGCAGAAGGTCAAATCGCGTTGTTCACGCAGCGTATCTCACACCTTTCAGACCACCTGAAGAAAAACCGTAAGGATTTTAACACCGAGCGTTCTCTGGTTATGCTGGTAGGGAAAAGAAGAAGCTTACTTGACTATTTAATGAAGAAGGATATCATGAGATACCGTGCGATCATTAAGGAATTAGGATTAAGAAAATAA
- the porT gene encoding type IX secretion/gliding motility protein PorT/SprT: MKRCIAIIGLLLCGFQGNAQFFSGERLLNQPDIDNKRWSWGYFLGFNSYDYSFRYKEYDPSPSTGKDLIINRSTGFNVGLIGNLKLSNNLDIRIEPGVNFNNYGIRPTYSGVVDEVNSTYVHLPLLLKFNANRLNNFRPFVVGGVSTSLNLSSNENNPDAIIRTTTANYYYEVGVGIDLYFFYFKFSPSLRGVFGVNNEFIAGNADMRNVDEMLARGLFLNFTFQ, encoded by the coding sequence ATGAAAAGATGTATTGCCATTATTGGGCTATTGCTTTGTGGTTTTCAGGGAAATGCTCAATTTTTTTCAGGGGAGCGCTTGTTGAACCAACCCGATATTGATAACAAAAGATGGTCCTGGGGATATTTCCTTGGTTTCAACTCCTATGATTACAGCTTCAGGTACAAGGAGTATGACCCAAGCCCTTCTACCGGGAAAGATCTTATTATAAACAGGTCTACAGGTTTTAATGTGGGATTAATAGGAAATCTTAAGCTTAGCAATAATTTGGATATTCGTATAGAGCCCGGGGTTAATTTTAATAATTACGGGATACGCCCTACTTACAGCGGGGTGGTAGACGAGGTGAATTCAACCTACGTGCACCTTCCTTTACTATTAAAGTTTAATGCCAACAGGCTAAACAACTTTCGTCCATTTGTGGTGGGTGGGGTTTCCACCTCCCTAAATTTATCCAGTAATGAAAATAACCCCGATGCAATTATAAGAACCACAACCGCCAATTATTATTATGAAGTTGGGGTGGGAATAGACTTATATTTTTTCTATTTCAAGTTTTCGCCTTCGCTTAGAGGTGTATTTGGGGTAAACAATGAATTTATCGCAGGAAATGCAGATATGCGCAATGTTGATGAGATGCTGGCCAGAGGCCTGTTCCTGAATTTCACCTTTCAATAG
- the accD gene encoding acetyl-CoA carboxylase, carboxyltransferase subunit beta, producing MAWFKRTQKGIQTPTEEKKDVPKGLWYKSPTGKIVDAEQLEKNFYVSPEDGYHVRIGSHEYFKILFDNNQFTELDKDITSKDPLDFEDTTKYTDRLKAAQEKTGLSDAVRTAVGKSKGKDLVVACMDFKFIGGSMGSVVGEKIARAADYSLAHNVPLVIISKSGGARMMEAALSLMQLAKTSAKLAQLHDAKIPYISLCTDPTTGGTTASFAMLGDINISEPGALIGFAGPRVVKDTTGQDLPKDFQTAEFLKEHGFLDFITPRSELKDKINQYLDLILNQPLRA from the coding sequence ATGGCCTGGTTTAAAAGAACACAAAAAGGAATACAAACCCCTACCGAGGAGAAGAAAGATGTTCCAAAAGGACTTTGGTATAAATCACCCACCGGGAAGATCGTAGATGCCGAGCAACTTGAGAAGAACTTTTATGTAAGCCCCGAAGATGGGTATCACGTAAGGATAGGTAGTCATGAATATTTTAAGATCCTTTTTGACAACAACCAGTTTACAGAACTGGATAAGGATATTACCTCTAAAGATCCGCTGGATTTTGAAGATACCACCAAATATACCGACAGGTTAAAGGCGGCTCAGGAAAAGACAGGCCTTTCAGATGCTGTAAGAACTGCGGTAGGTAAGTCTAAAGGGAAAGACCTTGTGGTTGCCTGTATGGATTTTAAATTTATTGGAGGCTCCATGGGATCTGTGGTGGGAGAGAAAATTGCCCGTGCGGCAGATTATTCCCTGGCACATAATGTTCCCCTTGTAATAATTTCCAAGTCGGGTGGAGCGAGAATGATGGAGGCAGCGCTTTCTTTGATGCAGCTGGCAAAAACATCGGCCAAGCTCGCACAACTCCATGATGCGAAGATCCCTTATATCTCTTTATGTACAGATCCTACAACAGGAGGAACTACGGCATCTTTTGCGATGTTGGGTGATATTAATATTTCAGAACCCGGAGCGTTAATTGGTTTCGCGGGGCCACGGGTTGTAAAAGACACCACAGGACAGGATCTGCCAAAGGATTTTCAAACTGCAGAATTTTTAAAAGAACATGGATTCCTGGATTTTATAACGCCAAGATCTGAGCTAAAAGATAAGATTAACCAATATTTGGATCTTATTCTAAATCAGCCATTAAGGGCTTAA
- the tamL gene encoding translocation and assembly module lipoprotein TamL: MKSLPAKISLILLTSILMFSCNAVKRVDNDELLLTKNTIYRDGEKIKESRIYNQLYQEPNAKLLGVPIRLHIYNLAKTNPDSSFLHWLHKTPGRQERLENIYSRKQVQRMRESYVNFNEAIKSAGEAPVIINEDITKKSRNRLQSWYFNHGWFNAEIDYEIKPTKEKRGEIDYFVTTHHAYDVDSIRQRISSPVLDSLYSAHSEASIIKPGVQYRTLDYNAERDRLTQTFRNNGVFYFDQEYISFEADTVNTNYKVNTTVIIPNRQITAGDTTYREPFKIHKISKVNVFTDYTFANRNQPVRDSTSYEGFNIYSFGQREFKARAITDAIFIRPGEIFRDRDRTRTYNRMSSLRVFKYPNIEYSQDPADSTNTALIANIFLTPQQKYSLGFDFDISQSNIQDFGIGFGGSLLIRNIFKGAETFEISGRGSVGSSSDAARGSSKDRFFNISEIGADVKLTWPRIFLPFDTEKFIPKFMSPFTSLSLGVSTQNNIGLDKQNFNGILNYRWNPSRILSHRLDLVNIQYVRNLNTDNYFNVYRSSYNSLNEIIQSGNVVTSPEYLNEQGRLIIPTGADGFLRDVTQTTSGTSGLTPEQRQEVRNISERKNRLTENNLIYASNFTYLRNNKESLYDNDFSRFRFKVETAGNVLAAISSLTGAQKNENGVYEIVGVNFSQYIKTEVDYIKHWDWGNKNIFAIRAFGGVAIPYGNANSIPFIRSFFAGGPNDNRAWQVYDLGPGSTGGRNEFNEANMKIAMNAEYRFNIFGALNSAFFIDAGNIWNVLDIVEDPRATFTSLSDLKNIAVGTGTGLRYDFNFFVLRLDVGFKTYDPARPEGERWFKDYNFKNAVWNVGINYPF; this comes from the coding sequence TTGAAATCCCTTCCTGCAAAAATATCGTTAATTTTATTAACGTCGATCCTAATGTTTTCCTGTAATGCAGTAAAGAGAGTTGATAACGATGAATTACTGCTCACCAAAAACACCATTTACCGCGACGGTGAAAAAATAAAAGAATCCCGAATATATAATCAATTATACCAGGAACCTAATGCCAAACTCCTTGGTGTACCCATAAGGCTCCACATTTACAATCTTGCCAAAACCAACCCCGATTCTTCTTTTTTACACTGGCTTCATAAAACCCCGGGCAGGCAAGAACGGCTTGAAAATATATATTCCCGGAAACAAGTTCAAAGAATGCGGGAATCCTACGTTAATTTTAACGAGGCCATTAAAAGCGCAGGGGAAGCCCCGGTAATTATAAATGAGGATATTACCAAAAAATCCAGGAACAGGCTGCAGTCCTGGTATTTTAATCACGGGTGGTTCAATGCAGAAATTGATTATGAGATAAAACCCACTAAGGAAAAAAGAGGGGAAATTGATTATTTTGTCACAACGCACCACGCCTATGATGTTGATTCCATCCGGCAGAGGATCTCTTCCCCTGTCCTGGATTCTCTATACAGTGCTCATTCAGAAGCCTCCATCATCAAGCCCGGAGTGCAATACCGCACGCTGGATTATAACGCCGAACGGGACAGGCTAACGCAAACCTTCAGAAATAACGGAGTATTTTACTTTGACCAGGAATACATAAGCTTTGAGGCAGATACCGTTAACACCAATTATAAGGTTAACACAACTGTAATTATTCCTAACCGCCAAATTACTGCAGGTGATACTACATACAGGGAACCCTTCAAGATCCATAAGATTAGTAAGGTAAATGTTTTTACAGATTATACTTTTGCCAACCGCAACCAGCCGGTACGGGACAGCACCAGTTATGAGGGCTTCAATATATACAGTTTTGGCCAGCGGGAATTTAAAGCCCGGGCTATCACAGATGCAATTTTTATACGGCCCGGGGAGATCTTTCGGGACCGGGACAGGACCAGGACCTACAACAGGATGAGCTCCCTGCGCGTGTTTAAATACCCCAACATTGAATACAGCCAGGACCCTGCAGATAGCACGAACACCGCGCTAATTGCCAATATCTTTTTGACCCCACAGCAAAAATACTCCTTGGGTTTTGATTTTGATATTTCCCAGAGCAATATTCAGGATTTTGGGATAGGATTTGGAGGTTCTCTATTGATCCGAAATATTTTCAAAGGAGCTGAAACCTTTGAAATTTCGGGTAGAGGAAGCGTGGGATCATCATCAGATGCTGCACGGGGAAGTTCAAAAGACCGCTTTTTTAATATTTCAGAAATTGGGGCCGATGTTAAACTCACCTGGCCCAGGATCTTTCTTCCTTTTGATACAGAAAAATTTATCCCCAAATTCATGTCTCCATTCACTTCCCTTAGCCTTGGGGTAAGTACGCAAAATAATATAGGGCTTGATAAACAGAATTTTAACGGAATCCTTAATTACCGCTGGAACCCCTCACGTATTCTTTCCCACAGGCTCGACCTGGTAAATATACAGTATGTAAGAAACCTGAACACCGATAATTATTTCAATGTATATCGCAGTTCTTACAACAGTTTGAATGAGATCATCCAATCGGGGAACGTTGTTACCTCGCCTGAATATCTTAATGAACAGGGCCGGCTTATTATTCCCACAGGAGCTGATGGTTTTTTACGGGATGTAACCCAAACCACTTCGGGCACTTCGGGATTAACACCAGAGCAACGACAGGAAGTAAGAAATATAAGCGAAAGGAAAAACAGGCTTACAGAGAATAACCTTATATATGCCTCTAATTTCACTTATTTGAGGAACAATAAGGAAAGCCTGTATGACAATGATTTTTCCAGATTCAGGTTTAAGGTTGAAACCGCCGGAAATGTACTCGCAGCCATTTCAAGCCTTACGGGAGCTCAAAAAAATGAAAACGGGGTTTATGAAATTGTAGGCGTGAATTTTTCGCAGTATATCAAAACGGAGGTAGATTATATTAAGCACTGGGATTGGGGTAACAAGAACATATTTGCCATAAGGGCATTTGGCGGGGTGGCTATCCCTTATGGAAATGCAAACAGCATCCCTTTTATAAGGAGTTTCTTTGCCGGTGGACCAAATGATAACAGAGCCTGGCAGGTTTATGACCTGGGGCCCGGAAGTACAGGCGGCAGGAATGAGTTCAATGAGGCAAATATGAAGATCGCAATGAATGCAGAATACCGCTTCAATATATTTGGGGCGCTGAATTCGGCTTTTTTCATTGATGCCGGAAATATCTGGAATGTACTTGATATTGTAGAAGACCCCCGTGCAACCTTCACATCATTATCAGACCTTAAAAATATTGCAGTTGGAACGGGTACAGGATTGCGGTATGATTTTAATTTCTTTGTACTGCGCCTTGACGTAGGCTTTAAAACATATGACCCCGCCCGCCCTGAAGGCGAGAGATGGTTTAAGGACTATAACTTCAAAAATGCGGTTTGGAATGTAGGTATCAATTACCCTTTCTAA
- the ubiE gene encoding bifunctional demethylmenaquinone methyltransferase/2-methoxy-6-polyprenyl-1,4-benzoquinol methylase UbiE has protein sequence MAKKITPYKDSSLNKKEQVEQMFDKISGNYDGLNRVISFGIDVKWRKKVIELVEATKPQAVLDIATGTGDLAISLAETTATRIVGLDISEGMLAVGRKKIAAKDLSERIEMVQADSEALPSEDNSFDAITVAFGVRNFEHLEKGLAEIYRVLKPGGIFVVLETSVPTKFPFKQGYNFHSKVILPVIGKLFSQDKVAYSYLSESAASFPYGEEFNNILRKTGFNNVKDKPQTFGVATIYTASK, from the coding sequence ATGGCAAAAAAAATCACACCCTATAAAGATTCATCACTAAATAAAAAGGAGCAGGTTGAACAGATGTTCGACAAGATCTCCGGTAATTATGATGGCCTTAACCGGGTTATTTCTTTTGGTATTGATGTAAAGTGGCGTAAAAAGGTTATTGAGCTGGTAGAAGCAACCAAACCCCAGGCTGTCCTGGATATTGCCACAGGTACCGGCGATTTGGCAATAAGCCTTGCTGAAACCACTGCCACCCGAATTGTTGGACTTGATATTTCGGAAGGGATGCTGGCAGTAGGAAGAAAAAAGATCGCTGCCAAAGATCTTTCTGAAAGAATAGAAATGGTACAGGCAGATTCTGAAGCTTTACCTTCTGAGGATAATAGTTTTGATGCTATTACTGTGGCCTTTGGGGTACGCAATTTTGAACATCTGGAAAAAGGGCTGGCCGAAATTTATCGGGTACTTAAGCCAGGCGGAATATTTGTAGTGCTTGAAACTTCAGTGCCAACCAAATTTCCATTCAAGCAGGGATATAATTTTCATAGCAAAGTAATACTTCCTGTAATTGGAAAATTATTCTCTCAGGACAAAGTAGCCTATTCTTATTTAAGCGAAAGTGCAGCATCATTTCCTTATGGAGAGGAGTTCAACAATATTTTACGTAAAACTGGGTTTAATAATGTGAAGGATAAACCTCAAACTTTTGGTGTTGCTACCATTTATACAGCATCTAAATAA
- the fbaA gene encoding class II fructose-bisphosphate aldolase — translation MSHNIKPGVATGKEVQEIFKYAKSKGFALPAVNVTGSNTINAVLETAAELKAPVIIQFSNGGALFNAGKGLSNENQQAAIAGGVAGAKHIHELAKLYGATVILHTDHCAKKLLPWIDGLLDASEKHFEQFGKPLYSSHMIDLSEEPLEENIEICKKYLERMSKMGMTLEIELGVTGGEEDGVDNTDVDDSKLYTQPEEVAYAFEELSKVSDQFTIAAAFGNVHGVYKPGNVKLTPKILKNSQEFVSEKFGVGNNHIDFVFHGGSGSTLEEIREGISYGVIKMNIDTDLQYAFTEGIRDYMSGKKDYLQGQIGNPEGPDSPNKKHYDPRVWLREGEKTFIARLKKAFEDLNNVNTL, via the coding sequence ATGAGTCACAATATCAAACCCGGCGTAGCCACAGGAAAAGAAGTTCAGGAAATTTTTAAATATGCAAAAAGTAAAGGTTTTGCTTTACCTGCAGTGAATGTAACCGGTTCCAATACTATAAATGCAGTTCTTGAAACAGCTGCGGAATTGAAAGCCCCGGTAATTATTCAGTTCTCCAATGGAGGTGCGCTTTTTAATGCGGGAAAAGGGCTTTCCAATGAGAACCAGCAAGCTGCAATTGCAGGTGGCGTTGCGGGAGCAAAACATATACATGAACTGGCGAAGTTATACGGTGCAACGGTGATCCTGCATACAGATCATTGCGCGAAAAAATTGCTTCCCTGGATAGATGGACTTTTGGATGCCAGTGAAAAACATTTTGAGCAGTTTGGAAAACCGCTTTACAGCTCACATATGATAGATCTTTCTGAAGAGCCATTAGAAGAGAACATTGAAATATGCAAGAAGTATCTTGAGAGAATGAGCAAAATGGGAATGACCCTGGAAATTGAATTGGGCGTTACCGGAGGGGAAGAAGATGGTGTTGATAATACAGATGTTGATGATTCCAAATTATATACCCAACCGGAAGAAGTGGCCTATGCTTTTGAGGAATTGAGCAAAGTAAGCGACCAATTCACTATCGCGGCAGCTTTTGGAAACGTACACGGGGTTTATAAGCCGGGGAATGTAAAACTTACCCCCAAGATCCTTAAGAATTCTCAGGAATTTGTAAGCGAGAAATTTGGAGTTGGCAATAACCATATTGATTTTGTTTTTCACGGCGGAAGCGGTTCTACCCTGGAAGAAATACGGGAAGGGATAAGCTACGGAGTGATCAAAATGAATATTGATACAGATCTTCAATATGCTTTTACTGAAGGTATTCGTGATTATATGTCCGGTAAAAAAGATTATTTACAAGGGCAAATAGGAAATCCTGAAGGGCCGGATTCTCCAAACAAAAAGCATTATGACCCAAGGGTTTGGTTACGTGAAGGCGAAAAAACCTTTATCGCCCGTCTTAAAAAGGCCTTCGAAGACCTTAATAATGTTAATACTTTATAA
- the trkA gene encoding Trk system potassium transporter TrkA — protein sequence MKIIIAGAGEVGFHLAKLLSFESQDITLIDNNRDNLIYADTHLDIRTIKGDATSIAVLKDAHVKHVDLVIGVTSSEATNITVCVLAKQLGAKRTIARISNTEFLDNKEEIGFMRFGIDELISPEALAAREIALLLNQSAFNDSYEFEDGALTMIGLNLSRTAMFVGKTVKEAAGIFPKLHFVPIAIQRFGTQYTLIPRGDTQFKEGDQVYFITVDNGVDELYKLTGKVKHSIKNVMILGGSKIGKKTARDLCANNFNVKLIESDRDKAFDLADELPRALVINSDGRNVELLEEENIHDMDAFIAVTGNSETNIMSCLVAKSKSVKKTIALVENMDYFQLSHSIGIDTLINKKLLAANNIFRYIRKGEVVAMTKLNNMNAELLEFIVKPTSQVRDKKIKDLDFPRSAIIGGIIRNGEGLIALGEFLIKEGDRIVVCCLPRSINKVEKLFL from the coding sequence ATGAAGATTATTATCGCCGGCGCAGGTGAAGTTGGCTTTCATTTGGCAAAATTACTTTCCTTTGAATCCCAGGACATTACATTAATAGATAATAACCGGGATAATTTAATATACGCAGATACACATCTTGATATAAGAACCATAAAGGGAGATGCCACCTCTATTGCTGTACTTAAAGATGCCCATGTAAAACATGTTGACCTTGTGATAGGTGTAACTTCCAGCGAGGCTACAAATATTACTGTATGCGTACTGGCGAAACAATTGGGTGCAAAAAGGACAATTGCCAGGATCTCCAATACCGAATTCCTTGACAACAAGGAGGAGATTGGATTTATGAGGTTTGGAATAGATGAGCTCATTTCACCTGAAGCTCTGGCTGCGCGGGAAATAGCCCTTCTTCTGAATCAATCGGCTTTTAATGATAGTTATGAGTTTGAAGATGGTGCCCTTACCATGATAGGCCTCAATTTATCGCGCACCGCGATGTTTGTTGGAAAAACGGTGAAGGAGGCTGCCGGGATCTTTCCTAAGTTACATTTTGTGCCTATTGCTATTCAAAGGTTTGGAACCCAGTATACTTTAATTCCCCGGGGAGATACCCAGTTCAAAGAGGGAGATCAGGTTTATTTTATAACGGTTGATAATGGGGTAGACGAGCTTTATAAACTTACCGGTAAGGTAAAGCATTCCATAAAAAATGTGATGATCCTTGGGGGTAGCAAAATAGGTAAAAAAACTGCCCGTGACCTTTGTGCCAATAACTTTAATGTAAAGCTTATTGAAAGTGACCGTGACAAAGCCTTTGACCTGGCCGATGAATTACCCAGGGCTTTGGTAATAAACAGTGACGGGAGAAATGTGGAATTATTAGAGGAAGAAAATATCCATGATATGGATGCCTTTATAGCCGTTACCGGAAATTCTGAAACCAATATCATGTCCTGCCTGGTGGCAAAATCTAAGAGTGTAAAGAAAACCATCGCTCTGGTAGAGAATATGGATTATTTTCAACTGAGTCATTCAATAGGCATAGATACTCTTATAAATAAAAAGCTGCTGGCGGCAAATAATATTTTCAGGTATATAAGAAAAGGGGAAGTGGTGGCCATGACCAAACTTAACAATATGAATGCCGAGTTGCTGGAATTTATAGTAAAACCCACTTCACAGGTACGCGATAAAAAAATTAAGGACCTCGATTTTCCCAGATCGGCAATTATTGGTGGAATTATAAGAAATGGCGAAGGATTAATTGCCCTGGGCGAATTTTTGATAAAGGAGGGTGACCGCATTGTGGTGTGCTGCCTCCCGCGGTCTATCAACAAGGTTGAAAAACTCTTTTTGTAA
- a CDS encoding TrmH family RNA methyltransferase — protein sequence MVSKSQIKLITGLAQKKNRTKYGLFIVEGIKGISEFLNSHLELDTLFTTQQIFRAPSAKTQEITEAELKKLSALTTPQTALAIFKILGPTAPSFSGLTLALDGIRDPGNLGTIIRLCDWFGIEDLVCSPDTVDCYNPKVVQASMGSITRVNISYMPLHTLISSVGGVPVLGTFLEGENVYTTKIPSNGIMIMGNEANGISEDVEKMLTRKINIPQFGNSSKTESLNVATATAVLLSEFRRQENY from the coding sequence ATGGTTAGTAAAAGCCAAATTAAGTTAATAACCGGTCTTGCGCAAAAAAAAAACCGTACAAAATACGGGCTTTTTATAGTGGAAGGTATTAAGGGAATTTCTGAGTTCCTCAACTCGCATTTGGAGCTGGATACGCTGTTTACAACGCAACAGATCTTCCGGGCTCCCTCTGCAAAAACACAGGAGATTACCGAAGCTGAACTTAAAAAGTTAAGTGCGCTCACTACCCCCCAAACTGCATTGGCAATTTTTAAGATCCTCGGTCCCACAGCCCCCTCATTTTCTGGTTTGACCCTGGCCCTGGATGGTATAAGGGACCCGGGTAATTTGGGTACTATAATTCGGCTGTGCGACTGGTTTGGAATTGAAGACCTTGTATGTTCCCCAGATACGGTAGATTGCTATAACCCCAAGGTAGTGCAGGCCAGCATGGGAAGTATTACCAGGGTAAATATTTCTTATATGCCCCTCCACACCCTTATAAGCAGTGTCGGGGGAGTGCCGGTTCTGGGAACTTTCCTGGAAGGTGAAAATGTTTATACTACAAAAATTCCCTCAAATGGTATAATGATTATGGGAAATGAAGCCAATGGAATTTCAGAAGATGTGGAGAAAATGCTGACTCGAAAGATCAATATCCCGCAATTTGGAAATTCTTCAAAAACCGAAAGTTTAAATGTGGCAACCGCGACCGCAGTGCTCCTAAGCGAATTTCGCAGGCAGGAAAACTATTGA
- a CDS encoding polyribonucleotide nucleotidyltransferase — translation MIPKTFKEVIDLGDGRTISLETGKLAKQAHGAVELRMGNAVMLCTVVSSYKESTMDFFPLTVDYREKFAAAGRYPGGFFKREARPSDGEVLTMRIVDRVLRPLFPSDYRTETQVMIQLMSHDEEVMPDALAGLAASTAIQLSDIPFECAISEARVGRVNGEFIINPSRSQLLESDIDMVIGASADSVMMVEGEMKEISEEEMADAIKFAHDAIKIQIEAQHRLADAFGRKPTREYAPAKSDDSISQRVREIAYQKVYDIAKGGHGKQQRGEGFAAIREEVLASFTEEELEENSGLIKTYYSKVEKEAVRELTLAEGIRLDGRRTDEIRPIWCEVDYLPSVHGSAIFTRGETQALATVTLGTSREANMIDMPTHQGEETFYLHYNFPPFCTGEAYPLRGTSRREIGHGNLAQRALKGMIPADNPYTVRIVSEVLESNGSSSMATVCAGTMAMMDAGIQMKKPVSGIAMGLISDGDRHAVLSDILGDEDHLGDMDFKVTGTADGITACQMDIKVKGLPYDILVSALKQARAGRLHILEELTKTISEPNVSVKPHAPKIVTKIIPQEFIGALIGPGGKVIQEMQKTSGTTIVINEVDEKGVVEILGTSQEGIDSVLAKIDALMFKPEVGESYDVKVIKMLDFGAVVEFLVAPGNEVLLHVSELAWERTENVSDVVNMGDVFKVKYFGIDPKTRKQKVSRKALLPKPEGYVARPPRDDRNDRGRDNRGSRDNRGRDDRGRDDRNRDDRNRDDRKPREDRND, via the coding sequence ATGATTCCAAAAACATTTAAAGAGGTTATCGACCTGGGGGATGGAAGAACCATTTCTCTCGAAACCGGAAAACTGGCAAAACAGGCACATGGAGCTGTTGAGCTAAGAATGGGAAATGCAGTAATGCTTTGTACCGTAGTATCTTCTTACAAAGAGAGTACTATGGATTTTTTCCCTTTAACAGTAGATTACAGAGAAAAATTTGCCGCAGCGGGACGATACCCCGGCGGGTTCTTTAAAAGAGAAGCCAGACCAAGTGATGGGGAGGTATTAACCATGAGAATTGTAGACAGGGTATTGAGACCTTTGTTCCCTTCAGATTACAGAACGGAAACCCAGGTAATGATACAGTTGATGTCTCATGATGAAGAAGTTATGCCAGATGCACTTGCAGGATTGGCAGCTTCCACCGCGATTCAGTTATCGGACATTCCTTTTGAATGTGCAATTTCAGAAGCCCGTGTAGGAAGAGTAAACGGGGAATTTATCATCAACCCAAGCCGAAGCCAGTTACTGGAATCGGACATTGATATGGTTATTGGAGCCTCTGCAGATTCTGTGATGATGGTAGAAGGTGAGATGAAAGAGATCTCAGAAGAAGAAATGGCAGATGCCATTAAATTTGCTCATGATGCCATAAAGATCCAGATCGAGGCACAACACCGTTTGGCCGATGCTTTTGGAAGAAAACCAACCAGAGAGTATGCACCTGCAAAAAGCGATGATTCTATCTCACAAAGAGTAAGAGAAATTGCTTATCAAAAAGTGTATGATATCGCCAAAGGGGGTCATGGAAAGCAGCAAAGAGGCGAAGGTTTCGCAGCTATAAGAGAAGAAGTACTTGCTTCTTTTACTGAAGAAGAACTGGAAGAAAATTCAGGACTTATCAAGACTTACTACAGCAAAGTAGAAAAGGAAGCGGTAAGGGAACTTACCCTTGCTGAAGGAATTCGTCTGGACGGTAGAAGAACAGATGAGATACGCCCTATTTGGTGTGAGGTAGATTACCTGCCATCAGTTCATGGATCGGCCATCTTCACACGTGGGGAAACCCAGGCGCTGGCTACCGTAACTTTGGGAACTTCCAGAGAAGCCAATATGATAGATATGCCAACCCACCAGGGGGAGGAAACTTTCTATTTACATTATAATTTCCCACCATTCTGTACCGGGGAAGCCTATCCTTTAAGAGGAACTTCCAGAAGAGAGATTGGTCACGGAAACCTTGCACAACGTGCGCTTAAGGGAATGATCCCTGCAGATAACCCATATACTGTAAGAATAGTTTCAGAAGTATTGGAATCTAACGGTTCTTCTTCTATGGCAACAGTTTGCGCGGGAACTATGGCAATGATGGATGCGGGTATCCAAATGAAAAAACCGGTATCGGGGATCGCAATGGGATTGATCTCAGACGGCGACCGTCACGCGGTACTTTCAGATATTTTAGGAGATGAAGATCACCTGGGAGATATGGACTTTAAAGTAACCGGAACGGCCGATGGTATTACTGCCTGCCAAATGGACATTAAAGTAAAAGGTTTGCCTTATGATATTCTTGTATCTGCCCTTAAACAGGCACGTGCGGGAAGATTACACATCCTTGAAGAATTAACCAAAACTATTTCTGAGCCTAATGTAAGTGTGAAGCCTCATGCTCCAAAGATCGTTACCAAGATCATTCCTCAGGAATTCATTGGTGCTCTTATTGGACCGGGTGGAAAAGTGATCCAGGAAATGCAAAAGACTTCAGGAACTACCATTGTTATCAACGAAGTTGATGAAAAAGGAGTTGTGGAGATCCTTGGAACAAGCCAGGAAGGAATTGACAGTGTATTGGCAAAAATAGATGCCTTGATGTTCAAGCCGGAAGTTGGAGAATCTTATGACGTGAAGGTTATAAAAATGCTTGACTTTGGTGCTGTGGTAGAATTCCTTGTTGCCCCGGGCAACGAAGTATTGCTACACGTAAGTGAACTGGCATGGGAACGTACAGAAAATGTAAGTGATGTGGTGAATATGGGAGATGTTTTCAAAGTTAAATACTTCGGAATTGACCCTAAGACCCGTAAGCAGAAGGTTTCCCGTAAGGCTTTGTTGCCAAAACCTGAAGGGTATGTTGCAAGACCACCACGTGATGACCGTAATGACAGGGGTCGCGACAACCGTGGCTCAAGAGACAACCGCGGCAGAGATGACAGAGGTCGTGATGACAGAAATCGTGATGACAGAAATCGTGATGACAGAAAACCAAGAGAAGACAGAAACGATTAA